The Coffea arabica cultivar ET-39 chromosome 6e, Coffea Arabica ET-39 HiFi, whole genome shotgun sequence genome contains the following window.
AGTAGGATCGGGGGCAGGATCTTCTCCCCGAGTAGGAGAAGGAGTGGCCTCTGTACGTGCCTTCTTGGCGGTTGACTTCTTCCGTTTCTTCTTTTCCCGCTTCTCGGCAGGGGCTGACTGAGCTGGCGCTGGGTGAGAGGGGGAGGGGAGATGGAGCTGATCAGTGTGGTGGATGGCGCAGGTGTGGCCGTGCCTGAACTATCGGCCTCGCCAACAGAAAGCATCTGCGAGAATCTCTTTACTGCAAGAAATAGGGATGATGATCAGTACAAGAACGAGCAGGGGtcacaagttaaaaaaaaaattacagatGGCCAGCTCATCTGGTGAAAGAGGTCGGGTCTTGCTGGAGGGATCAGACGCGTCTGCTGGGACCAAGCCAGCAGCCTAAAGTTGGGCATTATTGAACTCCTTCATGTTCAACTTGACGTCCGACCTGAGCAGACGGTCCAGCTCGAACTCGGGAAAAGGCGAAGGAAGAGGATCAGAGACCTGGGTCTCCTCCCTCCAGGTCGGGGGAGAAAAGCCTATGTTCTTCACATAGAAGAACTGGGCCTTCCAAGACCGAATAGAAGAAGGAGCGCCAACGAACAACTCACGGGTTTGATGTTTTACTCCGCTCCTATGAGCAAAGTAAAACCAGCCCGGAATGTGACCACTGACATTCATGTGAAAGATTGATCGAAATAAATCTAAGGAGTAAGGAATTTCGAGAATTTGGCATAAAATGAAAAAGCCAAGGATGGAGCGAATAGCGTTAGGAATAAGTTGGGTTATTCGGATGCCCTAGAAGGtaagaatttgaaaaagaaaatgagggaTAGGAAGGCGGATGCCGGCTATGAACTGGTCCTTGTACATCGCCACAAACCCAGGGGTGCCGACCTCCCCAAGAAGAGCAGCTCAAGCTTCGAACCGAGCAGGAATATCATACTTCCCTACCAGCTCGTCTACGTCCCCCTGATCCAAGATCAGGGAAATCATGTCGACCTCGCCAAAATCGACCCCTGTCCCCTTAGAGGTCCTTGTTATAGCCTCAGCTGGGGCTGCTTGGGCAGAAGCCCCAGCGGCAGGCTGAATAGGCTGTTCGGACAGATTCATTGCTTGAATAGGAGAATGAGCAGGGGAAGGGTTATAATCGGACCCTGACGAACTAGGGGAGGATGAGCTGGAAggggaagtggaagaagaaattatCTCTACGGGGACAGGTCGGGCTACCCTACGCTTAGGAATAGAATTAGTAATATCGGAGTGGTCGGATGAAGACATAAGAGAAGAGAAAGGGGACTTACTAGTAATAAGGAAAAGGACAGCTCGGGCGCTAGGTGGTGCCTAGAAGGGAGCACGAATAGACTCTTGTTGCTCAAGGAAGGTGCGAACTGGCTAGAGTGGAGAAGAGCAGACGAAATGAGAAAGGAAGAGTGACAATGACATCTGGTGGGCCCTATTTATAGGAGCCTCCAGAGTGGGAATACGAATAGACCtgaattaaattcaaatttaatattGGTAACCGTCGTTATGAAGCGACGTGATGGTTGAAGTGACGGTTACCCCCGACCAATGTGGCTGTTACCTACGGCCTCAGAGACCGTGGCACTGATCAATAGGGCCCCACGCCGAACTGACACCTTCCTTGAAATTTGATCCAGATTCATACGACCGTGCGATGACTCTAGACTTCAAGGGGAGGCTAATGTGGAGGAGCCAATCTGCTGTGGACACGTGTTAGTTCGGATGAGTCTACTCGGCAGCGCCGACCTGCTAGTTCAGACTTCAGCCACGGCCCTCCTGGGATTCGAGCAGGGTATGGACTCCAGGCCCATTAGGGCCAGAGGTAGAGAGGTAGAATCCAAATAGGACTCCACCTCTTGCAACCTAGTAGGGTTCCGTTAGGACTCTCCCTCCGGATCATCCCACGAGACTCTACAAACAAGGAGTGAAGGGACCAGGAAAGGTACGCATTCATACATCTATAGCACTACACGACACAACCGCTTCCTATCACTTCTTGAAAACTCTgtctaacttgaccgtcggagtaaCAATGGGGAGCTAGTCCCGCTGTTCATCCCTTTGCAGGATAGTTTGGAACCGGCCTTGGCGCTCAGTTTGGATCGCGTTCTCAGCACCCGCATCAGGTGTCTACCCAATAAATGTATTTTATGTGTTGGATTTTTGAAAATGTAAGGTCAATTTaggaaagtatataaatgcaaagAAAGGTATTAATTATTAGTATGTACATATACATTACAAATTATGTGAAATTTAGTTGTGTTGATGGTGCCTAACGGGTTAGAAAAACTCTTAATTTTATGGACCACCATGGAATGATACGTCTTTTGAAGCTCTTAACCATGGACACAACTAAAGAAGTGGTGTTAATTTCCTTACGAGAAGTGCCATTCTGTCACGGAGACATGTCTATTGTCTCATCTGGATAATGTAGATAACAACACGAGATCATTGACGAATCCATGTCCAGTATCTTTAACATATTTGCTGTTAGCTTATTGAAAGGCTTTAGTCGAAGTTAAGAGAGAGTGCAGATTAATTGATGAgctaatttggtttgaaataatGGTAGCTGTATGGTAAATTATTTTTGTCTTTGCTAGCTttctactttcattttttttctaccTTTTGTCTTTGCGAGCAATCTACTTGCATAGTTTCAACCCCCGCTTGAATGGACAAATAAATTGTGTGCTACTTAATAGATCAGGTGGTTTTCGACAATGGAATCCAGAATCACCAAAGTCATCCAAATATGTATTTAAACAAAGCTATGAATTCCCTTACTTACATTTAATTTAGCTATTTTCATGATCGTAAAGGGAATAGGACATCGtgttattcttattttatcatGTGTATATTCACAATTTCGTtgattaataaaaaataagcaTGACATCTCTCCTCTGTGTATGCggtttgcaaaaaaaaaaaaaaagaataataataaacTAAGCTATGAATTCTCAAACTCCACATAAAAGTCAATTCAAGATATAGAAAGGAGCAGTTTATTAGAGTAAGAATAAAAAGACTAAACACGTTCAGTGATGAGGGCTTTTTTTGTAAGTTTATTTTCCTTCTTTAGTTTCTTCCTTTGTGCGGCTGAGTTTGGTAGGTTAGAGTTGGTAATggatgaatatatatatatatatatatatgattaatCCTATgtcagtatatacactatcaatgtTAGGTATATGTAACATATGTGCAAattttgaatatatatatatataaccaaaaaagaaaaagccttATTGACTGCTCCCAAACTCCTTTTTGCCTCTTCCTCCTTCCCCACCCCCTCTCTCTGAAAGATAGATACAAACACTCAGAGATCTTCACACTATTTCTCGTTCCATCACTAAAATTTTTGGCCTTGCTTGGATTGTTgccttttttttggaaaaaaatattacattttTCATGAATTACTTTTtacacattttttaatcactttttttgtTTATCTCACGCACATAACAAATACATATACCTATATTCATATTATATTAAGAAGAGAACGTTAGATTTGTAGATTTAGTGTTTTAACTTTcacattttgaaattatccctactgTAAACCCAATGACTCAAACGCTTATTTCTTTATTAACAACTATTGAGTCTATTTATGTAAAACGTTCTTGTAAGAATAAAAGAGGTTTGGAAATTGAACTCCTTATGGAAATAAAATTCTTTCAGTGGAAGAATTACTATGTCTCATATAAAGGCAATATCCATGAGAGCAAGAAAACTAAACAAATTTACTATCCGTTGAATAAGGAATGAAACAAATATTTCGTAATCAGTAATCGATTCATAACTTTAAGAATTTGGAATGATAGAAATAgtctaaatttaaaaaaaaaaagattatacCGAACTAAAATTAATTGATGATAGGTGTATTTTGGACAAGTTTGTGATGGCATGCTCATCTATTTCAGAAAGCAAGACTGGAACCAAAACTCCTTGAACCGCTGGTACAGATTTTTAATgcttttttatatttaaaaaataaatgtacTGTTAAATATTATATGGGCTAGGAAAAAATGTTAATACCTACCTTGATTATTTCTCATGGTTCTTCTAATGGGTGCCTACTGGATACTCATTAACAAGCATAAAATTTACATATCCTGCTATGTATATACACATACTATCAATTATTACTCTCCattgcatttatatactttttttatttaaatttaccTACCCTCTTTTGTATTTACATATTTtctctaattaatcttacatttcaaaaaacataacatttaaaatatattttaatgagTGCCGAAATGGGCACCCATTAGACACACCTTATTTCTTATTAGAATACAATGATAAGAGCAATAGAGAAGGGATCTTACCTAACTGTTATTTACAAAATCGGCATAGGAGTAGTTTTTCTTACCTTCTATCTTCTATTTTATTCGAATCATTATAAGTtctttggttttgatttttAAGAACtataatttctttgtttttatgattttaaataCTAAATGTGAAAGAAAAGAATCCTGGAGTTTTATTTCCttataatgcattttttttcaGTATCTCCTTTATGTCAATTTTACTTCAAGGAAATAACTCTAAATCAATTTTACTACATCATTTCTTTTGAGTCAAAAgcctttttattcttttttgagGCCATGTAGTAGTATGATTAAGTGTTACATTAGGAAAATAAGCTTATTAAAGTCAATGTCCAACTTGAACAGAATTTTAGGGGTGATTTTCAAAAGTAAGTGAAGAACATGAAAGAAACTTTATCAGGGTATGCTTAGAAACTAAACATGAGTtggaaatctaaaattttattttacatattaaatttcattttttgatcttaagaaaaaaggaaaaagacttATGACTAACTACATGCAAGAAAGAGGCACCAATAGAAgacaaacccaaaaaaaaaaaacacagataaaacaattaaattaaTGTTTTTAGTTCTatcattttcaaacttattcttattattcatgCACGATTTTTTGTGCGTGCTTTTGTTGAAAACTTCTAACTTTAGTTAaacttttaagaaaaataattgtAACATATGTATCTGTTATACTCATATGGTATTTTACTAACTATATGGATGACAAAGAGaaaattgtttttaaaaaaaacatcgTGTAAGCAACCGTttgaccgaaaaaaaaaaaaaaaagcaatcaaCTGCTCAAGGTTCGGTTGCTATGAGTTATATAGGAATTATGGTTGTCAAAAGTCACCAAGAAATATCCGAAAGTAATGAATTTTAGCCCTATCATCTACACGGTTGATATTTTGTGACGTAGTTCTGTGGAGTTCTAAGAAATAGTTTTTTTAGAAAAGTGAGATTTAAATTCAGAAAGTGTATAAAATATAATTGCAGCAATTATTGTCCTACTTACAAGGGTTCAGGCACAAGAAACTAGCATAACATGAAGCCTTGTAAGAAACTAACATAAGATCAATTAATAAGAATGTTCATCAAGATTAATCAAGACAATATACAGTGCATATTCGTATGATTAGATCGTACCTAGCAATTAAACAGCtaacaaacaagtcaaaattactCAATTTAACACAGCATCTCCCAATAATGGAACCAAAATCTTtttaaaaagaataaattttttagGAGTCTACAATTATTTTTGTCAGTAGCCAATTAACTTTTGCTTCCACTAATTTATAACTTTAAAGTAGATTTTTCCACTTTCTATGATTAGATCGTACCTAGCAATTAAATAGCTAATAAACAACCCAAAATTGCTCAACTTTTTCTTTTAGTGTAGATGGGAGATTTCAAACTCGAGAGCTGCTCTCGCACGGTTCAACCCATTCCTCTCCATATTCAATTTAACACAGAATCTTCCAATAATGGAACCAAAATCTTTTAAAAAGAATAGATTTTGTTTTGGAGTCTAGGTTATTCTAGAATTATTTTTGTCAGCAGCCAATTAACTTTTGCTTTCGCCAATTTATAACTTTAAAGTAGATTTTTCTTTGGGAAAGTAATTTTAGCGAAAATTTCTCTTACCGAAGGCACCTTCCAGTCAAGAATTACGAGGCAAAAAAATACTTAACATATACATTTCCCTTTGAGCAAAAATACAGTAATGGCAAGTTTCTCACCTTTCTCTCACCTATAGCCTATATAAACTACCCTAGCGAGTCATTGGTATCCACCGCATAAACCCTTGTGGCAGTTCTGTCCAAATCTTGTGGAGGGCAAAATGTTGAGAGAAACCATGGGGAAGTTATGCTCGAAAGGTTTTGACAAGGGCATCAGCCATAGGAAAGCACCACCTCCGGTTTGGTGCCCATTGAGGTGCACTCTAGACGAGCTCTACAATGGAGTGGAAAAGAGGATCAAGTTTCCCGGAGGACGCATGAAGCTCCTCCCTGATCCTGGGTATGAATATGTTTTTTGTAATTAACATCTTTCCTTATTCCTACATCtaaattaatatgacaaatttaTCATAAAATTTATTGTGTATCATTGATATGGATTATTGATTTTCTGAAAGAATCAATTTGAAAACGAATTGGTGAGTTATAATATCAGTTAGATTTACTATCAATTTGAAAACGAATTGGTGAATATGTATATATACGTACATTTAGATTTACtatctcctttttttctttattttccgaCGTACATATTAAGTTTTAAGATTATTTAGATGGGGAAGGATTGGGTTAAGTAGCGAGGAGGAAAGGATTTTAAATAAGAGATTTTGGTTCAAGAATTCtcatttacaaataaaaaagtttatttaaataaaaatatttctaagaaGTATTGCTTGTTATTGACAAAGCACGATTTCTAAAACATTTTTTCTCAGATATATCATATCAACAAATTGCTATGACAAACGATGTCTAAACATTCTTCCAAATAACctccaacccaaaaataatcTAATGCATTTACATTGAACTTGTAGCGTGATAGCACCGAATGCGGATCCGGAGACGCTTGTGGTGGAAATCCCAGCGAGTGCAAAGAACGGCCTGAAAACTGTATATCCGCGCAGGGTCATTCTAGACGACAGAAAGGTCCCCAGGGATGTGATCGTTGACGTGATAGAAGAGCCTCATGCTGAATTCCACAGGCAGGGCAACGATTTGTGGGCTATAAGGAAAATTCCGCTGATGGAATACGTTACCAGTGAAGCCCTTACAATCGAAACATTGGATAAGCGTCTTCTAACTGTTCCGAAGATAGAACCTGGGTGTGTTATAGAGATTCCCAACGAAGGCATGCCTTGTTAATTGGCACGGTATTGGGGATACAGGCTCCTTATTTGTCAGCTTTGAAGTTATCCACCCAAAGAATTTGAGTTTGACAGGAGAAGaaaaagatgaactcaaaaagttGCTGGCTAAGGAGGAGACTAATGTGTGATGAATTACATAAGTGGGGATCAAGTAACAATGCTGTGGGCAGCCTCGTGATTGTGTCATGAGTCTTTCTTTAGTACTAGTAATGGATTGTGTCTATTGCGTTTGGTTTATTTCCATCGAGTTCGAGTATAGTTTTCAGATTTTTAATTAGCTAGGTATAAGGATGATTTGTTCGTGTTTTAAGTTGTTCTCTATCTTTGCCACATTGGCCACATACTATATTAAATTCGATTCCATTGTTTTTAGGGTTAATAACACTTAGCCATGATAATACTCTATCACCCTCACGttcaaaaatataaattttgccCCCCCAAAATGAATACCGTTTGTAGTTTTAACTTTGATCACTTATGtgaatatttttctttctaaatTACCTTCAACATTTCCTGGTTTGTAAATGGTCAACTTTCGAGgcttttaattttttaactatAAATTCATCtcaatattctgctatttagtTACTTTATTGCATAAGCATATGTATATTTTAACACTGCTTCAAACGTGAGTGGCCCCGCCTCGGCCTCCATCTTTTATCTAATATATTATATTGCTAATGTGAATTTTTACACcgtaatttaaaataaataatgtGGTATTTTATTGTGATAAAAGAGCATGCTCTTTCCCGACAATGTATGGTATTTGTGGTAAGAAATTGATTTTGTATGTTAaatctatttgatttttttatttgtgttggatattatttataaaaatgcaATCTCTATTGATTTAGATTTCATTTCAAAGTCCAAAgtgatttttattatttttcatatatatataaagggtAGTGGTCACTTATGGGGGTATCCGTGGGGGTACTAGAGCAGGGTAGGAGTGGGAGAAGCCGGGGTATAGGGCAGGGGGCAAGAGGAGCTTTTTTGGCGTAAGACAGGGGCTGATACCTTTGCTTTCCAGCAACGCCTCGACACTAGCAGTCATTTCTGGTACCTTGCTCTGTGCAAAAGGTTATTCTTATGAGAAGCAAATCATGTATAGGGAAATACTCGAGCAATATTATATGCCAAATTCACTTCCCATTTTCATATATAGGACAACAAGCTTTCTTATTCTTGACTCGTGATGTGATTAACATAGAAGAAGGCTTACCTTTAGGCTCTCTGCAAGGAATGAGTGGTTAGCCAGTTTGTGTACTTTTGCCtattttttcccctcatttgttATGAGCGCCCCACCTATTATTTTGATAATTTCTTTGCAATGCCTTCCATATCCATTTTCTGGTAAGCACCTTCTCTGTTGGTTAGTAATTCTTTGATTAGCTCTGCATCTATCATAATTAATTGGGCTTGTGAACCACGCCAACTAATATATAGTTCTTACCTGTCAGCCGAAACAGAAAACCATGAAAGCAAGATTGAGAATGAAGCAACTTTTAGAAGAAAAATCAGTACCGAACTTGAACTAGCTTGCCACAGAATCTTATTGCAGCTTACAGGAGTTAATTATTTTCATCTCAGTTGGTTTACAGTGCAGGAGCAGGAAATCAGAAAATTGTACATTTTTCTGCTGAGTTTCGGAAACAAACGTACGAAACTTGTTAAGGCAGAACTGCTACTTACCATGGATTTTTGTCCATGAGTGAATATGAGGCTGAATTTTGATATAGCGAGATATCTCCATAGATCTGCTCATAGATTAACTTCTCATGTTTGTGATCTCTTTAGAGTTTCCATAGGGAAGAAACTTAAAAGCAGGGCCCTTGATTCCCTTGGAACTCATGATCCTCTAATTCGATTAGGAATCCACCATACCTTACGAAGGAACCTAATGAAAGTCCAAAGGATGGAGAGTAAAACAGTGTTGAAGAAACAGAACATGAGAACCTCATTAATACCCATACTTGATTCGGTTATGAATTATTTGTTCTTGAGCATTTTACAATGTGATGTGGCTGCGAATCCCCAAATGAATATTACGAAAAGACAGATTCATCAACATCTGTCTACCATAGCTTATTAAATTGCTGGATAGCTGAAATAGGAAAAGGCAAGTATATATGGTAAAGATACTAGGCATGGATGCGTCAATGATCTCACGATTTAGAATATTTATGACTGCGTTCATGGCCAAGTTGTTGGACAAATTAgtacacacaaacacaaacatatacatatatatttatatgtacaCACAAGTATCTTACAAATTTTTCTACCTAAGatcaaataattgaaaaaagaaagagcaaaaggAGATAGTAGTAATGGTAGATACATAACAGTAGTGACGGCAGTAGTGTTGATTGCATCCACAACATTAGGAAAAGCGAAGATAGTAGTGGGAGTGACTTATTTTTCTATCCCTTATTCTTACCAGATCTTATGTTTATCTTTTGGTAGTATCTTTTAAATTtgaatcatttttgtttttatttacatttttatttaatacatttatcatttttctaccttcaacaatttttattttggcTAAATCTGAAGGATTGGTCACTAGTTTGGCCGACCTCAAGAGCGGTAAATCTAATGACCTTGATTAGGTTGAAAGCTTAAGGGACATTTTTGTGCAAGTCTAAGTTCACCTTGTAATCCACAATTCATTTTGCCATCTTGAAAATTTGGACTCAGCTTGGTTTGAAATACCCGACATTTAAGAGGGATAAATTCAGGCTTGTTAAAACTCGGTCGATAAACCTAAAGATAAAGTAGCATCTCAATTCTATTATCTTATGGCAACTCGAGGATCAATCTACAAAATTGtcatttgaaaattgaaaattgaaatacTCAAATTCTGGAGTTTTCAATATAGTAGACTCAGCGCCAAAAGTATTTAGCCAGAAATTTAGATGTCATCACGTGCTTCTCACGTGTATCTTGTAGTTGGTTTTTTCGGGCGGGTCATTGACGTGGGTTGGggttgttttggaaattttaatagAATGTGCAATGCAAAGAGGTCAAGAGAGTTCTCTATCAAGATATATAATTAAATGTTAATTAGGGGATCAATATTGTCCTTATAACCCAAAAAGGGAATTTGGGTGTCAAAATAGAATCAACAATGTCATCTGATGGACAAAATTGTATTTTCCACACATTCCGTTGCTTTTAATTCCCTGAATTTGTGAACAAGAATGAACTCTTTGAACATTCCATTTATTACCTTCCTGATTTACCTTTGCTCGTTATTCTTTAATAATAACCCCTCTCTTATTTTGCAGTAATTGTTTTCATGTAGAGAATTTATAGGTTGCTGCACCTACACAATGCTAGCTtctttttagggataatttgtTCGTGGAAATCTAATCCATTCTAACTTTAGTCATTCGTCTTCAtggatatttttataattaactCTCACCCATAATTGCATTAATTACTTGGAGTTTTTTAACCATTAGTTATTTCTTGTTAGATCAGCGGAAGAATCAGGTTAATCAAGTTGACATTGCTGCAAATGCCAAACAAAGACTAAGCATCTGATTCtccctctttgtttttttttaaaccttgGTCATTGAAGAATTGGATTATTTATCTCACTTGTGCACGAAAATACCTCCTGATTGCTATCCCACATCGACAACTACATAGAGCGCTGCAAAGTTTATAAGAAATAGATCTCGCCACAAAGGTCACGACCTTACTTGAACAGGATCTGTTCTATAGGCTCGTACCTCTGTGTCCTTGAGTTCTAAGGAGACAGGAAACCAAGTCTGGCGGATGAAATATGACCGCTTGACCAGAACGTGATTAACAGCTCTTGTTGCTCGGCTTCCGAGCTCCCAGGGCAGTAGAGG
Protein-coding sequences here:
- the LOC113696681 gene encoding uncharacterized protein, which codes for MGKLCSKGFDKGISHRKAPPPVWCPLRCTLDELYNGVEKRIKFPGGRMKLLPDPGVIAPNADPETLVVEIPASAKNGLKTVYPRRVILDDRKVPRDVIVDVIEEPHAEFHRQGNDLWAIRKIPLMEYVTSEALTIETLDKRLLTVPKIEPGCVIEIPNEGMPC